One Hordeum vulgare subsp. vulgare chromosome 4H, MorexV3_pseudomolecules_assembly, whole genome shotgun sequence DNA window includes the following coding sequences:
- the LOC123449485 gene encoding uncharacterized protein LOC123449485: MTSEADYLLRGVREEEGFRQPETTPDATRSSSTTILSEDHNEQLKHTHPCTYSSGVVLDYRNDDSLLPQRGLEPEVELNLQEKALLLNLKVSLEEIEPPPQPEQELESESESEPEEDLESEPEQELESESESEPEEDLESEPEPEPEPELTFWEKTWQVLHILRCKGLADLDPKRNALVPTRVHKFNIAFYDLDEESDAIHGPPLKELPSCDWSKTVPSSINVVYLKVIKSDVGYPIRVFGTVLVRDAVDYKCVYLFKRESDDPQLITSSEDELTLTGPSRAFIARDSMFFEINLKIKGVSGVAEGDFSKGVVEHNLNCYGGRAMADCLTSWRSTIELLCNPVWHPVEATLEVKILEGPRGVPFRGKVIAWTDDFEENPMTLFDYDDDSSEEVAGGRGLVRDDGSLALSRNLIAVPIDEDDGEMVLNVCFVDSHDENEGTVVSLQYPCEEEFCTYGSYKLQLKVSWKAVLSRPMSRLVHQRLFSLPQPPLTVNSWMWELVFQGNRGCFGDLIIYKIC; encoded by the exons ATGACGTCGGAAGCGGATTACCTGCTACGCGGGGTGCGGGAGGAAGAGGGATTTCGCCAACCTGAGACCACTCCGGATGCCACACGATCCAGCAGCACCacg ATCTTGTCTGAGGACCATAATGAGCAGTTGAAGCATACTCATCCTTGCACCTACAGCAGCGGCG TTGTTTTGGACTATAGAAACGACGATTCCTTGCTGCCGCAGCGGGGGCTTGAGCCTGAGGTGGAGCTCAACTTGCAAGAGAAAGCGTTGCTGCTGAACCTGAAGGTCTCATTGGAGGAGATTGAACCGCCGCCGCAGCCAGAGCAAGAGCTTGAGTCGGAGTCGGAGTCGGAGCCAGAGGAAGACCTTGAGTCCGAGCCAGAGCAAGAGCTTGAGTCGGAGTCGGAGTCGGAGCCAGAGGAAGACCTTGAGTCCGAGCCGGAGCCAGAACCAGAGCCGGAGCTAACATTCTGGGAGAAGACATGGCAGGTTCTTCACATACTTCGCTGCAAAGGGTTGGCTGACCTTGACCCCAAGAGGAATGCCCTTGTCCCTACCCGCGTCCACAAGTTCAACATAGCCTTCTACGACCTTGATGAAGAGT CTGACGCTATCCATGGACCGCCGCTTAAAGAGCTTCCTTCTTGTGACTGGAGCAAGACTGTGCCATCATCTATCAACGTTGTGTACTTGAAGGTTATTAAATCCGATGTGGGCTACCCTATCAGGGTATTTGGCACTGTTCTCGTAAGGGATGCGGTCGACTACAAATGTGTGTATCTGTTCAAGCGTGAAAGTGATGATCCCCAGCTCATCACCTCTTCG GAGGATGAATTAACTTTGACAGGACCAAGTCGAGCATTTATTGCACGAGATAGCATGTTTTTCGAGATCAACTTAAAGATCAAGGGGGTTTCTGGGGTTGCAGAAGGAGATTTTAGCAAAGGTGTAGTGGAGCACAATCTGAACTGCTATGGTGGTCGAGCTATGGCTGATTGTCTGACTAGTTGGCGTAGCACAATCGAATTGTTATGCAACCCTGTTTGGCATCCTGTGGAGGCCACCCTTGAAGTCAAAATTCTGGAGGGACCTCGTGGTGTGCCTTTCCGCGGCAAAGTGATTGCTTGGACCGATGACTTCGAAGAGAATCCTATGACCCTATTTGATTACGATGATGACAGCAGTGAAGAGGTTGCAGGTGGTCGGGGACTAGTCAGAGATGATGGCTCGCTTGCGCTATCTCGTAATTTGATAGCTGTCCCTATCGACGAGGATGACGGAGAAATGGTGCTCAATGTCTGCTTTGTTGATAGCCATGATGAAAACGAAGGCACTGTGGTCTCTCTGCAATACCCTTGTGAGGAGGAGTTTTGCACTTATGGTTCCTACAAGCTGCAGTTGAAGGTTTCGTGGAAAGCTGTTTTATCCAGGCCAATGTCGAGATTAGTCCATCAAAGATTGTTTTCTCTGCCACAGCCCCCACTAACTGTCAACTCGTGGATGTGGGAGTTGGTGTTCCAAGGCaatcgtggatgctttggtgatCTTATAATTTATAAGATATGTTAG
- the LOC123450749 gene encoding protein SUPPRESSOR OF K(+) TRANSPORT GROWTH DEFECT 1-like, translated as MLGVQDNEALIPLGKDRNVNGYDPEASNPRVRFNSAISTENPSIQKNDVDDLESSKQLLQEDVISPGNLQHIPKDAQKPGVVTLLYGPPGSGKSHLARTIANENESTLFSICSSDFVSKCPVESEKRVVEVFKTSREKAPSLIFVDEIDSLCGHCGEGNESEARIKTELLVQMQGIGQNTGVRVIAATNKPYALDQAVRNLFDTRINVRLPDLEARLRALKAYLGGAPHELSGGDFEDFARQLEGFSYVDIAACVKEVLAEVTQVAKRAEFFIPVYGDDDGDLAVCNWIPCRSEEPGALRRTMNELAMEGFASRIVAPAVLRMDLQDVIARHSPSVSVEELEQYERFSEEFGKQG; from the exons ATGCTCGGGGTACAAGataacgaggctctgataccactt GGGAAGGATAGGAATGTCAATGGGTATGATCCTGAGGCATCTAACCCGAGGGTCAGGTTCAACTCCGCCATCAGCACTGAAAATCCCAGCATCCAAAAGAATGATGTCGATGATCTGGAGAGTTCGAAACAGCTGCTGCAGGAGGATGTCATATCCCCTGGCAACCTACAACATATTCCAAAAG ATGCACAGAAGCCAGGGGtggtaactcttttgtacggtcCGCCAGGATCTGGAAAATCACATCTGGCCAGAACTATTGCCAATGAAAATGAGTCAACTTTATTCAG CATATGTTCTTCGGACTTTGTCTCAAAATGTCCGGTAGAGAGCGAAAAGCGAGTTGTTGAAGTCTTCAAAACCTCTCGGGAAAAGGCGCCCTCACTTATCTTCGTTGATGAAATTGATTCTTTATGCGGTCATTGTGGAGAAGGTAATGAAAGTGAAGCGAGAATCAAGACTGAACTTCTGGTGCAAATGCAG GGTATAGGCCAAAATACTGGAGTTCGTGTTATCGCTGCCACAAACAAGCCATATGCTCTGGATCAG GCTGTGCGGAACCTGTTTGACACGCGCATCAATGTTCGTTTGCCTGACCTGGAAGCGAGGCTGCGTGCGCTCAAG GCCTATCTTGGTGGAGCACCGCATGAGTTAAGCGGAGGGGATTTTGAGGATTTCGCCCGGCAGCTTGAAGGATTTTCATATGTGGATATCGCTGCATGT GTGAAGGaggtgcttgctgaagtcacgcaGGTCGCAAAGAGGGCCGAGTTCTTCATTCCGGTTTatggcgatgatgatggtgatctagCTGTGTGCAACTGGATACCGTGCCGCTCCGAGGAACCAGGTGCTCTACGACGGACAATGAACGAGCTTGCGATGGAAGGCTTTGCCTCGCGG ATTGTCGCACCCGCAGTGCTGAGGATGGATCTCCAGGATGTGATCGCAAGGCACAGCCCGAGCGTCAGCGTCGAGGAGCTGGAGCAGTACGAAAGGTTCAGTGAGGAGTTTGGCAAGCAGGGGTGA